The following nucleotide sequence is from Strix uralensis isolate ZFMK-TIS-50842 chromosome 15, bStrUra1, whole genome shotgun sequence.
AAACTCTCTTTTAATGATAAAAGCATAAGAATTTATCTTCATCGTTACTTTGTccttccccaaacctgtttggttTTTAGAAGGCAATGGATTGTTTGCATTGGAAGTGCTTTTATTGTTAAGAAATGTAAGACCTTATGGAAAGCCTGTGGAGGTACCAAGGACTCCTTTGGTGACTGCTCTCCTTGCATCCAACAACCAAGTTGTCCTTTGCTAGTTGCTATGCAGGAGTTGTAAAAACCTGTTTTGTTGAAGTAAGCTACATAATTTAGGATGTGTTTCAATCATGGAAAAGCTTGTCAgtgcaaaagtgatttttttttttttatctgtgcaCTTGAACACTATAGCAAGAAAATAGGATGGTACATAAAGAAAATTGACAGTTATGCTCCGAGCTTTTTATATTGCAATCTTTGTTATAACTCTTTATGTAGCATTTCTCAGACTTTCATATATTACAGGATCTTCAGCTTGACATTGACacactttttctggaaaaaaaaaaaagtttcttgctTGTGAAATGAAACTGGCTATTGCTGTAAAATCTGAAGTTCCTACCAGAAACTCTGTGTATATGCTTTTCACATCCAGTTGTTAGGTAGCTGAGTTAGTTGTTAGCTGCGTAGCTGAGGTCCTTCTAGTTTTCTTTCCGCACTAGTCGCGATCCCCATGTCTGCTTGTAGCTACCAACACTCAAGTGTGAGGTACCAAGTTGGAAGTAACTCCTTGCAAAGTGTGTTTCTCATGTTTGTTTTACCTAGGTATGATGCTTAAACGCTTAACTTAAATGAGCAGcttattttaatagttttatttactGAAGGGACTTCTAGATGCTTTAAAGTAACAAGTCTGTTTTGTAAAAGGTTCAATCTAGGAGAGACATTGTCCAAAATTAAGGTATGCTTGTCTGACAGGAATTCATGTCTTCGTCCTGTAGCTTGACAACAGGAATACCTGTATTCAGGAAAGGTGTTTGACAGCTGTGTTGACTCCACGCTATGGAGAAACTTACTGATACAATTGTTACAAACTTCTTTGATGGAGATGCCAGTTAAGCATTTGGCTTCTAGAAAGAACCACGGACTAGTTACTgctaaacaaaataaacacagtgTGGTGTTCTTCAGCTGTAGTAGGCAGgaggcttcatttttttttttttcctagtctgaAAGAATTGCTACTAAGCTTTATTTCTTCTCTAGCAAACAATTCAAGTGAGAATTTCAGTTACCTGTATCTCAGCAGTTGACAGGCTTTCTTCATTTTGGTGAACTGCTTGGTTGCCTTTCAGATTTAAGTCAGATGTTTACTACCTGGAATGTTACTTCAGTATTCGTTCAGAGAAGAATCTGTTAGTGATATTCACAAAGAAAGCAAGGCAGTTTTTCTGAGTGCTAGGTGTTCTTTAGGATCTTGAAGTGTCAGCAGGTTGATACATGCTTTCAGAATGCATCAGAATTCATATATGCATCAATTGGAAGTGTTAGTCTTGCTGGGAACTGTCAGAGATTACGGAATGCTAACTCAAGTTACAAAAGACAGTCAAATATCTGCAGCAGCTTTCCATCTTTAACACAATTTTTCTTTCCACATCTCAGAGTTTTTAGTGTATTATCCTGGATTATTTTGCTTCTTGTAGTATCTAATCTAGAGCATGTCTCGTATTTGGCAGTCTTTTGCATCTTGCATTGAATCcaaatgtgatttttctgctcaTATTGGCAGTGGAATTGAACATTGGGAGTAACCCAACCCAGCTGACCTGTGGAGTTTGTCATAAATTTTTCAGATAGTGAAATTTTGGGAGGAGCACTCTTGATCTGTGAACATAAGGCCTAATTCTGATTCTGTTAATGGGACTGAAATTTGAAAAAGCACGAAGATAATTCAAAATTTCAGAACTGGTAGGTTTTGGGAGGGAGGGTAGAACAGTAGGCTGTGGGAACaataactttttgtttttaaaacttccatTCAGAACTATGGTAGGCTGATTCTAGATTATCGCCAGTGATAACGCCTAAGAAAATTCTCTTCTCTTCAGGGTTCCTGGACTTCCTCTTTGGCacattttatgttatttatttttccttatttcaaaGGACCTGGGCTCCTGTTGAAAAGTGATGGAATAATCTCTGGCCGGCACCTGACATGTTGAGGGAGCACCCCCTAAAAGAGCTTGCCTGGGAGACAGTTTGTGAAATAACGCAGTAACATGTTTGCAGTAGTAtgcctctttttttgttgttgctatttTCCGTTGTTGAATTTCTCTTGAAATAAGTAACTGAGAAATACATTGAAGCTACTGAAATGAGCTTTAATCACTGCAGAGGGAATTACATCTGGAATTAGCATTGATAGTGGTTACTTGCAAAGATGCTACTTTCACTAATTGGGGCAAGGGGAGGGATTTGATCTACTTTCTAGAGgattaaaaccaaaacccaaataaaatatCCTGTGACTTCAATAATGCACTAGTTTCACTTGCTTACAGTAAGTCTGTGTGTAGCCTGTATACCCACAAGCTAGTGTTTTTAATAACTGTATAATTTGATGTAAGCTAACTTGTGAGATCAGGTGTTTTTGAACCCTGCTTGTAAGTTTACTAATACTtttagtagaaaatattttttgttttattttttaaccacTTAATCCTTGCATGAGATCTCAGATGATTATAAGTACTGATACTGCAATTGAAATTATCTGTACCATTTCCTGACTGATTTTGTTTGACTCCCATATCTTTAAAGAGAAAGTTTTGTAATCTAGAGGCAGTTATGTGTGCTTACAACTTCTGACAAAAGGCTAAGCAAAGTAAGGTGGTATTGTGATCAACATGTAACGGTTAAAGCAACAATGAAAACCCTAAAAGCTATTAAAACTTCTCCATAGTGAGTATATTAGACTTTTTTCAATATTTAGGCCAAATACTGGAAGTCTTGCTAATGAGGAGAGTCATAAGGGTTTTGCTAGATCGTTTGAGTTGTATCCATTTTCTAAACTGCTTAAGTACTAAATTTGACATTTCACTGTTCTAAGTAGCTATAGCGTGCATGCTGAATCCATTTTAActtggaaataaatgtttaaagCTGTCTACCTCTTAGTTTTCACAATAACTAGATATTTCTAATTTAGTTTTTGTAGGTTTTTATAAGAGTGTATGACAAAAGCATAGCTGGATTATTGTCTTTAAGCTTGCTTCTGCATACAACCTGCAGCTTACAGAAGAGTCCTCACTAAAATAGTACTATTCACCTACCTGTGGTAACTACATATACTCACAGCTGATGTTGCTAATGCACAGCAGTAATTAATGTATTGAATTAATCCTTCTCACTTGGAAGGCAGTTACTAAAGGAGCAAAAGGAGTGTTTCTCTCcttgtttaaatttaaatgagTACTGCTCAAACCCATGCTGCTTCCAAttgtaaggaaagaaaagtttctctTACTGTTCTATAATATCTGTAGTATCTCTTTCAATCCACTTAAATTCTGTGTTCACATAAAATCAGCTGATACTGTGTCAGTGGTTAAATGTCATGTaaaagccctgctctggagggaGGGGTGAATGGAGCAAATGCTTGTATAGGGCTTGATGAGAGGCGAAGGCAGTAGTTTATTGGATCTACCATAGACTGAATATTCTTTTCTGATAGCACAGTTGTCTCAGTAGCAACTTCTTGCAAGGTGTCCTGAAGCAACAGAATTAACATGAAGGTGCCAAAGCATTTTATAAGGAAAGATGAAGTTGCTCATCCTTATACATTTCTGTTACAGCCTTTTTTTACAGTCTTTCAGTGGTTGGGGCCACTGCCCTGTCATGTGTTTGCATAAGATATTTTGTCCCTTGTTCCTCCTCCTGTGTCAAGTTTGTGGAGGGAGGTACAGTGGGAGAGTAGGTCCTGTGTTGAAATTAGCTCCAGCACTTTGATGTGTGCTGCCTGCAAGTTGAAATTATTATAATTCATCCACCTTTATAGGTGCTTTCTTCAGCAGTAGGGGTGATACTCTAGTGCATTTATGCAGTGCCTGTTTTATCTTGTCCTAGCTCTATTAATTGCTGAGCAAGTTGTTCTGAATCTGAGACTTGGTGCATAGGTTAAAAAAGATTGGGAAGAGCAAATTCAATAAACTGAAAACCAAGcttatccttttttctttaatgcagatTAGCATGTTCCTTTCATGTAAGTAAAACCCTGGAGCTGCTTAACTTTATCTTTGAATGTTAGCATACTGGCTATTGCTAAAGTTACAAAAATTACTATGGAGCATTCAGTCATCTTTAATCAAGCCTGATTTTTTGTAGCTTTTGATTGTCAGCATTTACTGTTGTATCTCATTTGAGTTCTAGAATGTTTCTATGCATGCAGGTACCTTTGGGGTTAGAAGCTATGAAACACTGCTATGAAGTGTTACTGCAGATACTGCTTAAATAGATTTGTAAACTTAATGCTTTGTGTACATTCTTCTTATCCAGACCAGCATGTTTTGGAAATTTGATCTCCATTCGTCATCCCACATAGATACACTTCTAGAGAGAGAAGATGTGACACTGAAGGAATTGATGGATGAAGAGGATGTTCTGCAAGAGTGCAAGGCTCAGAATCGCAAACTTATAGAGTTTCTGCTGAAGTCAGAATGTTTGGAAGACTTAGTTTCATTTATTATCGAAGAGCCACCTCAAGACATGGATGAAAAAATTCGATATAAGTAGGAAAACTTTTGGGAGTGGGGGAGACTTGGGAAGGTGGAAAGAGGGGTAACTTCAGTTAATTTGATAGTGTGTTTTGTATCCCTGTGTGCTAGTGTGTAGTACAATATTGGTATCTTTAGAGTAAGTTTGTTTTCAAGGGGCTTTGTAGAACTTTTAAGTCATTCTAATCTTTGCGTATTTTTCAAATGGAAGGTTCTTATCCACAGATGCTTCCAAAATCAATTGCTGGCCAAAGGAggcttacagaaaaaaatagaactCACGTGAAGAATCTTGTAATTGTGATTATTAAGAAAATAGTTTAATGAAAACCCCTATTTGGGTAGTATAGTGAAGTGCTTAGCTTTGTTTTGTCGATGATTAGTAAGATGTTTTGAAGATGCTTATTAGAAGGCTCGCAGCACACCTTGGAAGAATGTACTTAATGTCTAATTGCTGGTGTCTTCCTTTGTAAAGCTAGAGCTGTAAGAATTGGGTATGGCCATGACTTGCTAGCTTACTGAGAAGGTTCAAACTTGAAAGTCAACCTAGCAATTTGTATAAAAGCACTTCTACAATTTTTGGCCTATTTTAGAGTTGTCTatgcagaaagctgctttttttcttaaaacagtatgttaaaaaaaaaaagtgaaataagcTGCACTCCTAGTTGCAGCACTTCATTTCTGGTAAACCAAGCTTCCTGTAAGTGTTTCTAGTAGAGTTTAAAATTGAAGTATATTTCACTTAGAAACTTTAAATGGCTGATGCTGTCAAAATTACCTTTAATGTGAGTGGGTGATAGTACTGTCAAATGCAAGAAATCACTGGTCTTGATGGCCTCTTAGTTTAATTACTCAGTGTTCTGAACTGTACTTGTGACTGTGTCATGAAGCAGTACTACCTAGTTTTGCAGGCTTTGTCAAACTTCAACTAGTTTACTGAGTTTCTACGTAATtgcagtatatatatatataaaaaaatcctgaagctaTTCCTTTTGACCTTTTTAATATAATCCCTGTTATATTAGAAAGGGGCAAACACACTACTCCCTCCCCAGTATCAGTCCAGTACTATCAGTCTGCTTAACTTCTTGTAACTGACTTTTTGCCCTTCAAAATAGTGGCTTCTGAAATGAGAGATCAGTATTTGAACAGATGGATTTAACAATAGATCTTGTCCCGTTGCTACTGAATAACAGAGTAGTCTGTTTCTTAAATGAAAGGCTGAACATGCAGTTATGTTATCTTGCAGTAGTTTGCTTTAAATAGTGCTGAACAACCCTGCTTGAAAACTCGGTTAGAAGCCTTACCAGGTTCTGAGCTGGAAGTAGGACAACTTTGAAGTATGAGTGatggataatttttttccttttcctcagatATCCAAACATATCATGTGAGCTGCTTACATCGGATGTCTCACAGATCAATGAtaggctgggggaagaagaatcCTTACTTATGAAACTGTACAGCTTCCTCTTAAATGAATCTCCTTTAAACCCTTTACTGGCCAGTTTCTTCAGCAAGGTGCTAAGTATTCTTATAAGCAGAAAACCAGAACAGGTAAATATTTACAAGTTCTTCAGTTTAACAACTGCTCTAATAAAGTTGTAGTACTTGGCAATGCTGCTCTAAGACTAGACATTTGAGGGCTAGCAGCAGTCAGAAAAGAGCATTCAACTTCCTGTACTATCTGAAGACACTAACTTTTTATGCTcaggattaaaaaatatttctggatgAGTGAGATGTATTTGACTCAGATTTGCCTGAGCTATTTGAATCATCAGTGTGTGAGTGCTTACCTTTTGGCTTAACTTAGCTCCGTATTTTATGTGTTGATATTTGCATGAATTGCTGTTAGAGGTGAAGGTAAGTGAATTGAATCGGTGGGAGTGGGTCTAATTTGGCGTGAAGAATTGTTGTAGAACAGTGTGGGAGACCTTTGGAGTCCTTGTTCAGAAATGTTGTACTCTGTGTTCACGTGGCCCAATACTGCAAACAGCTGCAATGACTGGCTCTCATACCAGAACAAATTAAGTTTGTGACTCCATTTTTTGTGACTTTAATTTAGCAAGCTCTGTATTTGTTTGTATTATGTTAAGGTTTTACTGTGTTGAGCTCTGCTCGCTAAGCAGGGATGAGAGTAATTAATgcaaaaaaggaaagctgagtgTGCATTGGATTATAAGTAGTTTATGGTCAGCAAGTTGGGCTTGAGAGGAGGCCCAAGATACACTGTACATAGTATGGATCTGCCCTGTGCCACTTCTGCtactctgtatgtgtgtgttatTTTATCTTGCCTTGTACTGCAAGCTTTTAAGTGTTTCTCACTTATTTTCTCCATTTGGTAAGAGAAACTAAAACTGGTTGGTGTAATTTACTGTGTAAAATACAGATAAGCAAGTGTAAGCTTCTTCTTAATTTCTAGATTGTGgattttttaaagaggaaacacGATTTTGTAGACCTCATTATTAAGCACATAGGGACCTCTGCTATAATGGACTTGTTGCTCAGGCTACTGACTTGCATAGAACCTCCACAGCCCCGGCAAGAGGTGTTAAATGTAAGTAAAATGTCTCAAAGGATTTTTGTCTCACATATGTGAACTGTAAGATGGCTTATCTTCTGCTGGTTTTACTAAGTTTATTTCTTAAATGTGCTGAAATTagatgtgtggggtttttttattttttttccttggagctGCCAGTGCTTTTCTAGTGGAGTCACAGCACTCATGGGGACAACTTAGAACCTGAGTGGCTCATCTCTTCCACTGGTCTTTAATATATAACTTAAAACTGCCagatgcagttttaaaaatgttttggaccTTACTGAACACTTTTTTTGACAACagaaggtttatttaaaaaatatgcctaaggctttctttttttatagttGCTCAGAAAcactaattttacttttttcattttctctgaagtATTGTTAGTTCTTGTTTAGAAGTATTGACAGTATGATTCATGGCAATTGTCAAATGACTACTTTTAATTTCATTACTTTTAATTTATTCACTTGGATAACATTCTTACTAACACCCACAAACACTTTTACAGTGGCTAAATGAGGAGAGAATTATCCAGCGGCTTGTGGAAATTGTGCATCCATCTCAAGATGAAGATGTAAGTATTGGTCTGACACTCTTCTGGGCCTATCTGTTCAGCAAGTTGCTGTACAACATAGTGTTAGAACTtttagttttactgttttctgcttgcttttctcaGTAAGCTGATTTCAGTATTTAAGTGTGGTCATTTGAGGGagggtgtgtgggttttttttcttgccgAATGCCTCATAACTTTTTTTGCCTTGTTAACGTTTAGTTATGGCATAAAGCTATTACCCAAAACACATTCAGGCAAGAGAGGCTCTTGCTCAAATTGACCCTTTCACCTTTTTTACTTGAAGAATTACAGTCCAGCATGTTATTACTCTTATAGTGAAAAGCTATGTTTTTCTGTTCCAGAGGCATTCAAATGCATCACAGTCACTCTGTGAAATTATTCGTCTAAGCAGAGACCAGATGTTACAAGTACAGAACAGTTCAGAACCAGATCCACTGCTTGCAAGTCTAGAGAAGTAAGTTGTTTGctgcatttctgattttattttcagttcataaaAAAACACAGATTAAACTTTTGACCTTGAAAACCTCTAGGAATGGCAAACTCTGCTTTTCAGGTAAATTTTCCTGGCTACCTGTCCTCTGTCTCAAGTAACTTGGCAAATAAGCAGAGCCCACCTGGAGGACTTCCTTGGGGGGCTTTTGGcattgctgaagtcagtgggatcAGATATGTGAAGGTCAGCTTGATGCTGCGCAGAGTATGTAAGGGAGAGTTTGGCTTTGGTCTGTTACTTGTTTTAAGTTAATCTGAGTGTGCCAGAAAAGAGTCTCCTGtattcccttctttcttttgctggttATACATTTAAGTTTGCGTGGCTGTTAGGGCAAGCTTAATCAGGTTTTTGATCTGATTGAAAACTCCCTTTTTGTAGTTGGTTGTCAGATCAGAAAACTAGAGCAGTAGAAGGATGGGAAAATGGCTTGGGCAGTGAGGATGGGAGTGATTGTACCTGCTAGCTTGAAATAgctattagttttctttttattatccTCTTATTAATTTTACAAGTATCTGCTTCTGTTAACAGCTGTATCCTGAAGTAGTGTTATATCTGATGccaatgcttttcttttcagacGAGAAATCATAGAGCAGCTGCTGTctaatatttttcataaagaaaaaaatgaatctgcAATAGTCAGTGCAATCCAAATACTATTGACCTTACTTGAGACAAGACGACAGACGTAAGTGTTCTTATTTCACTTAAATTATGCCTGCATAATTTAACTAAACTACTATTCAGCAATAGTAAGTGTCTTCCGTGTACTTATGACTGAACCATTTCTGTGGCCTGTTATAACTGGAGAAGTAAAAGGGCAAACCAAGTGCTTGCAGTTGGCATTACTACCACTGAGTGACTggtctttctgtgtttttttctagAAGGTAGTTTAAGTGCTACTTGACAGATTGGGCTAAATATATTTCATCAATTTGTTTCTGGATACACAGAAAAGAGTAAATATGTACAGTGCAGTGAgtgggtatttttaaaaagttacttggCATTTTATTACAACTTCACTTACAGAAACCGGTGAACAGATCTCTGGTATGTTCAGCTTGTTTATGTTCTTCAGGGTAGATGAGTGAAGCTCTCTATCTGCCTCAAAAGAGGAAATAGAACAGCTGTAATCTTTAATCTCAAAACCATATTTGAGATTTCAAGCACAATAAACCTAAAAATACTAGGGCTGGTGTTTGGAAAAAATCTTGTTCAACCATTACTTCACACTTAATTTATATTTGTAACCTTATGTTTTTACTTGGCTCTTTGTTCTTTTCACTTGCCTTCAGAACTGTGACACTCTCAAAACAATACCTTAAAGATATTTTACCACTAGTTTTGATACTAATTACTAGATTTTGCTTGTGTGTTTAGATTTGAAGGCCATATAGAGATCTGTCCTCCAGGCATGAGCAATTCAACATACTCAGTCAACAAAAGTGTTTTAGAAGCCATAAAAGCACGACTTTCATCCTTCCATGAACTCCTACTTGAGCCTCCAAAAGTAAGTGAAACCTTATGTTACCAAACTAATTGAAACAAGACTGTCACTGTGTGACTATTTTAGTCAGGTTATaataacaaacaaaacccagtttGACAACTTACGGGCAACTGCCCAggcttctctccagcctgttgTGAACTTTGCTATTCATTATTGTTGCCCCTGAGCCAATGTGTCATGCTAATTGATACGCTTTTCCAGCTTAAACTTTGTTTAATTGGCAGAATAGCCTTGAAGCAATTGCTTCTTTCTGAAAGCAATGAAAAGAGATTTGCTATATATTCTCAAGATGGGTCCTGTTTTCTGCTTGGAAATCCTACCCGGATAGGAAACACAGACTGTGGATGCTTCAGTTGTTTGGAACTCTGGCATGGCCCACATGAGGCCTGCACAGTTTCTCTAGACTTGCCCAGGACCCAAGTAGACCAGCTCCATGGCATGCACCCTGCACTCCAGGCGTGTTCAATTCTTTGGGCTTTTTAACTGATTTAAGCAACTTATCGATGTCATGCTATTGCAAAAGATAAATACGAGATGTATAGCTAGGGGCTTTACTTATGATCCATTTATATTTTTCGACTCAGGCTTTCACTGTCAGAATTTCAGGTAGACCGCTGCACCTTGAACTGGGTGCCACAGTCCGTAAGAGAGAAGGCCCTATGGGCCAAAGTGAAAGTAAAGACTGGAGGTGTATAAAATACCAGACTGGGAGAGGGGCTGTCAGGGTAGTGTTAAAGTTTTAATTTAGCTTGGAGAAGATGAGACCTCAAGACTTCCAAATGCAGAAGAAgtaataaaatgcaaagaaactgtCTTATCTTTATTGCAACAACATGGCAAGATAAAAGTAGATGCAGGCTCAcataaaatacttgtttattttCTGATGGTTGGACACACTTAGCATTTGAATAAGTCATCTAGTGAAGTTACTGAATTGGTTGCTCATTTTGAGCACTAGTTAAATGAGCATCCTTAGATTTTTGCCTTCTGTGAGGAACAGACTAAATGAACTAGCAGGATGTCAGTCATCTTTTTTCTGATGGAGGGGTGGCGCTGGTTAGGCAGAAATGGCGTCCGGTGTTACAGAAGGCAATAGTGGTCTTGTCGAAATGTGTTTGTGCCTGAAGATAGGAAAACACTTTCATTACCAAGTCCCCTGCTCATTGCATATTTGCTACTGGATTTTTAGCTCTTACGGTAGCTAATACCAGGTTTTTCTCACTGGCTGGCACTTAGCTGTATGCCAACAATTCTGTTTTGTCAGCCAGCTAAAATGTCAATTTAAGAACCATGAAGCTTACAGCTGTAGTACAAGAACCCGTTAGTGTATCGAAAGAGATTCTTGCTGCGTTGGAAGTCCTTCAAAGACCACAGATGGAGCTTGTTTTGTGTGTGGTATTAGAATAAGACACCAGAGAAACTTGTTGCTTAATGAAATTGTTTTCAAGTACATGAAGTTAGGGTTGTGGAGGCATTGTAATGTATTTAGAGACTGTCCACCTAGCCGTTTGGTGTGTATTGTAGCAGTGTAGACTATAGCTGTACATGTATTAACCAGTGAGAAGCAATTCCTAGGAAGTTTCTCCTAATTCCTTTCAAGGCTGGGTAGAATACCTCTACTTTCAGATCCTGTCTGTAGTTAACAAACAACTTTTACAATATCATTGGTTTCATGTGGCTGTTCTTAGTGCTTCTTGTCTATGGAGTTAAAATATGCTCTAGTGTTCAGAactaaaaactgtttttctgcagaatGAAGGTAAGACTGTTGCTCAAGGACtgattgtatatatttttaaggaCTATGTCATTATGCGCAGTGGTGAGATGCCTTTTAATAGATATGTTAATGGGTTTTGTGTATGTACCTTTTTCAGAAAAGTGTCATGAAGACAACCTGGGGTGTGTTGGATCCACCTGTGGGAAACACGCGTTTAAATGTGATTAGATTAATATCTAGCCTTTTGCAGGCTAATACAAGCAGTGTGAATCAGGAGCTTATAGAGCTTAACAGCATAGGAGTAATACTGGTAAGAACTTTATGCTGCCACCTCTCTTTTTATGGGTTGCTATTAAGATCTTATCTGCAGTGACAGAAAAACCCAGACAATTTGTAGTGTATTTTCCAGCGTAACTT
It contains:
- the PPP6R3 gene encoding serine/threonine-protein phosphatase 6 regulatory subunit 3 isoform X11 — its product is MFAVTSMFWKFDLHSSSHIDTLLEREDVTLKELMDEEDVLQECKAQNRKLIEFLLKSECLEDLVSFIIEEPPQDMDEKIRYKYPNISCELLTSDVSQINDRLGEEESLLMKLYSFLLNESPLNPLLASFFSKVLSILISRKPEQIVDFLKRKHDFVDLIIKHIGTSAIMDLLLRLLTCIEPPQPRQEVLNWLNEERIIQRLVEIVHPSQDEDRHSNASQSLCEIIRLSRDQMLQVQNSSEPDPLLASLEKREIIEQLLSNIFHKEKNESAIVSAIQILLTLLETRRQTFEGHIEICPPGMSNSTYSVNKSVLEAIKARLSSFHELLLEPPKKSVMKTTWGVLDPPVGNTRLNVIRLISSLLQANTSSVNQELIELNSIGVILDMFFKYTWNNFLHTQVEICIALILASPLESTENGTITDQDSTGDNLLLKHLFLKCQLIERILEAWDMNEKKQAEGGRRHGYMGHLTRIANCIVHSTDKGPNSTLVQQLIKELPEEVRERWETFCTSSLGETNKRNTVDLVTTCHIHSSSDDEIDFKETGFSQDSSLQQAFSDYQMQQMTSNFIDQFGFNDEKFADQDDIGNVSFDRVSDINFTLNTNESGNIALFEACCKERIQQFDDGGSDEEDIWEEKHIAFTPESQRRSSSGSTDSEESTDSEEEDGTKQDLFESHTNTEDKMEVDLSEHWCRWHLCVKQVLIHVGLLPYLPGLEFLIASQSFLFSLFFCITKLVS